One Phalacrocorax aristotelis chromosome 10, bGulAri2.1, whole genome shotgun sequence genomic region harbors:
- the TEDC2 gene encoding tubulin epsilon and delta complex protein 2 isoform X2, translating to MFSGSSTCGQPQRRVREIKPHLCSDPEEAAVTRSCEDGVAAALAAALREVAERRRELEQRAARSRALLGRWGSEEEEQPQPEAGSSSGHENRPSLQELEALELLNRALEKALKVRKSIRKSQLEAQGAAGEKPVDEGPAPKNAQEQQVPVSVEDVPVTTKVRSISRKPASLKKTSPYKLRAPYRTDPDVKRTQRKAPDRCVSQGPRTAGKSSSKGMACKQGSSRRTTSSARDREARAAAEPQKTSALSRSALDEQQSFSIGDSAGGKNSVAAGKWLLEAGKKSCGSLGESSKKDHPTAEVALGRSTSPRTVTLQEKGCQLKLPLPYRQAYSRNSRAWERCHLCQTSADAAAARNRFIERIQTTFCSPMPAFSPAEIEKELMVLQDVPSLLSQDVEAEPADHPTLQREYESLLTLEGLQTTVSQCLHKLQLLRAAVESQMRLRPDCTGDLRSCSPACVPPMGQTCDSAGMLAVPLLCYSSFQELRDLFALKLQVSVLHQEIALQKVMMAELLPVLESRLYPEASAAQLYRAIYTQLCEGGRRFPVLVRDELAD from the exons ATGTTCTCAGGCAGCTCCACCTGCGGCCAGCCACAGCGAAGggtgagagaaataaaacctcatTTATGCTCTGACCCTGAGGAGGCCGCAGTTACAAGGAGCTGCGAGGACGG AGTGGCGGCGGCGCTGGCGGCGGCGCTGCGCGAAGtcgcggagcggcggcgggagctGGAGCAGCGGGCGGCGCGGAGCCGGGCCCTCCTAGGGCGCTG GGGcagtgaggaagaggagcagccGCAGCCCGAGGCCGGCTCCAGCAGCGGGCATG AGAACAGGCCTTCGCTCCAGGAGCTGGAGGCATTGGAACTGCTGAACAGGGCCTTAGAGAAGGCACTGAAAGTCAGGAAAAGCATCCGGAAAAGTCAATTAGAGGcccaaggagctgcaggagagaaACCTGTAGATGAAGGACCTGCTCCCAAGAATGCTCAGGAGCAGCAGGTGCCTGTGTCTGTTGAGGATGTTCCTGTGACCACAAAGGTGAGAAGTATAAGCAGAAAGCCTGCCTCTTTGAAGAAGACCTCTCCATACAAGCTGAGAGCCCCTTATAGGACTGACCCAGATGTGAAAAGAACACAAAGGAAAGCCCCGGACAGATGTGTTTCTCAAGGTCCCAGGACAGCTGGGAAGAGCTCCTCAAAAGGGATGGCTTGCAAACAAGGAAGCAGTCGTAGGACAACAAGCAGTGCCAGGGACCGAGAGGCCCGTGCTGCAGCTGAACCCCAAAAGACATCTGCGTTGTCGAGATCTGCCCTGGATGAGCAGCAAAGCTTTTCCATAGGGGATTCAGCTGGGGGAAAGAACTCTGTAGCTGCTGGCAAGTGGTTACTtgaggcagggaagaaaagttGTGGTTCTTTGGGAGAGTCCAGCAAAAAGGACCACCCTACAGCTGAAGTTGCATTGGGAAGGAGCACCTCACCTCGGACAGTCACCCTCCAGGAAAAGGG ATGCCAGCTGAAGCTGCCCCTTCCCTACAGGCAAGCCTATTCCAGAAACTCCAG agcaTGGGAGAGATGTCATCTCTGCCAAACAAGTGCAGATGCAGCAGCTGCAAGGAACCGTTTTATAGAGAGGATCCAGACAACT tTTTGTTCACCGATGCCGGCATTCAGTCCTGCAGAGATAGAGAAGGAATTAATGGTTCTCCAGGATGTCCCCTCCCTTCTGAGCCAGGATGTGGAAGCTGAGCCTGCAg ACCACCCTACTCTGCAAAGAGAGTATGAAAGCCTTCTAACTTTGGAGGGTTTGCAAACCACAGTTTCCCAGTGCCTGCATAAGCTGCAGCTTCTCCGAGCAG CTGTGGAGTCCCAGATGAGGCTGCGCCCAGACTGCACTGGGGACCTAAGAAGCTGTTCTCCAGCCTGTGTTCCTCCCATGGGACAGACGTGTGACAGCGCAGGCATGCTGGCTGTGCCTCTCCTTTGTTACTCCAGTTTCCAGGAGCTGAGGGACCTGTTTGCCTTGAAGCTGCAAGTGTCAGTGCTGCACCAAGAAATTGCTTTGCAAAAG
- the TEDC2 gene encoding tubulin epsilon and delta complex protein 2 isoform X1 produces the protein MAALPCRGAAAARRLSAPPRGSWQGHKERECRRRAQLRRRAGRPATAGRSRAGVRVAAALAAALREVAERRRELEQRAARSRALLGRWGSEEEEQPQPEAGSSSGHENRPSLQELEALELLNRALEKALKVRKSIRKSQLEAQGAAGEKPVDEGPAPKNAQEQQVPVSVEDVPVTTKVRSISRKPASLKKTSPYKLRAPYRTDPDVKRTQRKAPDRCVSQGPRTAGKSSSKGMACKQGSSRRTTSSARDREARAAAEPQKTSALSRSALDEQQSFSIGDSAGGKNSVAAGKWLLEAGKKSCGSLGESSKKDHPTAEVALGRSTSPRTVTLQEKGCQLKLPLPYRQAYSRNSRAWERCHLCQTSADAAAARNRFIERIQTTFCSPMPAFSPAEIEKELMVLQDVPSLLSQDVEAEPADHPTLQREYESLLTLEGLQTTVSQCLHKLQLLRAAVESQMRLRPDCTGDLRSCSPACVPPMGQTCDSAGMLAVPLLCYSSFQELRDLFALKLQVSVLHQEIALQKVMMAELLPVLESRLYPEASAAQLYRAIYTQLCEGGRRFPVLVRDELAD, from the exons ATGGCCGCCCTCCCCTGCCGTggggccgcggccgcccgccgcctcagcgccccgccccgcgggtCCTGGCAGGGCCATAAGGAGCGCGAGTGCCGGCGCAGGGCTCAGCTGCGGCGGCGTGCAGGCCGGCCCGCTACAGCGGGCAGGAGCCGGGCCGGAGTGAG AGTGGCGGCGGCGCTGGCGGCGGCGCTGCGCGAAGtcgcggagcggcggcgggagctGGAGCAGCGGGCGGCGCGGAGCCGGGCCCTCCTAGGGCGCTG GGGcagtgaggaagaggagcagccGCAGCCCGAGGCCGGCTCCAGCAGCGGGCATG AGAACAGGCCTTCGCTCCAGGAGCTGGAGGCATTGGAACTGCTGAACAGGGCCTTAGAGAAGGCACTGAAAGTCAGGAAAAGCATCCGGAAAAGTCAATTAGAGGcccaaggagctgcaggagagaaACCTGTAGATGAAGGACCTGCTCCCAAGAATGCTCAGGAGCAGCAGGTGCCTGTGTCTGTTGAGGATGTTCCTGTGACCACAAAGGTGAGAAGTATAAGCAGAAAGCCTGCCTCTTTGAAGAAGACCTCTCCATACAAGCTGAGAGCCCCTTATAGGACTGACCCAGATGTGAAAAGAACACAAAGGAAAGCCCCGGACAGATGTGTTTCTCAAGGTCCCAGGACAGCTGGGAAGAGCTCCTCAAAAGGGATGGCTTGCAAACAAGGAAGCAGTCGTAGGACAACAAGCAGTGCCAGGGACCGAGAGGCCCGTGCTGCAGCTGAACCCCAAAAGACATCTGCGTTGTCGAGATCTGCCCTGGATGAGCAGCAAAGCTTTTCCATAGGGGATTCAGCTGGGGGAAAGAACTCTGTAGCTGCTGGCAAGTGGTTACTtgaggcagggaagaaaagttGTGGTTCTTTGGGAGAGTCCAGCAAAAAGGACCACCCTACAGCTGAAGTTGCATTGGGAAGGAGCACCTCACCTCGGACAGTCACCCTCCAGGAAAAGGG ATGCCAGCTGAAGCTGCCCCTTCCCTACAGGCAAGCCTATTCCAGAAACTCCAG agcaTGGGAGAGATGTCATCTCTGCCAAACAAGTGCAGATGCAGCAGCTGCAAGGAACCGTTTTATAGAGAGGATCCAGACAACT tTTTGTTCACCGATGCCGGCATTCAGTCCTGCAGAGATAGAGAAGGAATTAATGGTTCTCCAGGATGTCCCCTCCCTTCTGAGCCAGGATGTGGAAGCTGAGCCTGCAg ACCACCCTACTCTGCAAAGAGAGTATGAAAGCCTTCTAACTTTGGAGGGTTTGCAAACCACAGTTTCCCAGTGCCTGCATAAGCTGCAGCTTCTCCGAGCAG CTGTGGAGTCCCAGATGAGGCTGCGCCCAGACTGCACTGGGGACCTAAGAAGCTGTTCTCCAGCCTGTGTTCCTCCCATGGGACAGACGTGTGACAGCGCAGGCATGCTGGCTGTGCCTCTCCTTTGTTACTCCAGTTTCCAGGAGCTGAGGGACCTGTTTGCCTTGAAGCTGCAAGTGTCAGTGCTGCACCAAGAAATTGCTTTGCAAAAG
- the TEDC2 gene encoding tubulin epsilon and delta complex protein 2 isoform X3: MLPAGCGRRVAAALAAALREVAERRRELEQRAARSRALLGRWGSEEEEQPQPEAGSSSGHENRPSLQELEALELLNRALEKALKVRKSIRKSQLEAQGAAGEKPVDEGPAPKNAQEQQVPVSVEDVPVTTKVRSISRKPASLKKTSPYKLRAPYRTDPDVKRTQRKAPDRCVSQGPRTAGKSSSKGMACKQGSSRRTTSSARDREARAAAEPQKTSALSRSALDEQQSFSIGDSAGGKNSVAAGKWLLEAGKKSCGSLGESSKKDHPTAEVALGRSTSPRTVTLQEKGCQLKLPLPYRQAYSRNSRAWERCHLCQTSADAAAARNRFIERIQTTFCSPMPAFSPAEIEKELMVLQDVPSLLSQDVEAEPADHPTLQREYESLLTLEGLQTTVSQCLHKLQLLRAAVESQMRLRPDCTGDLRSCSPACVPPMGQTCDSAGMLAVPLLCYSSFQELRDLFALKLQVSVLHQEIALQKVMMAELLPVLESRLYPEASAAQLYRAIYTQLCEGGRRFPVLVRDELAD, encoded by the exons ATGCTGCCCGCGGGCTGCGGCCGGCG AGTGGCGGCGGCGCTGGCGGCGGCGCTGCGCGAAGtcgcggagcggcggcgggagctGGAGCAGCGGGCGGCGCGGAGCCGGGCCCTCCTAGGGCGCTG GGGcagtgaggaagaggagcagccGCAGCCCGAGGCCGGCTCCAGCAGCGGGCATG AGAACAGGCCTTCGCTCCAGGAGCTGGAGGCATTGGAACTGCTGAACAGGGCCTTAGAGAAGGCACTGAAAGTCAGGAAAAGCATCCGGAAAAGTCAATTAGAGGcccaaggagctgcaggagagaaACCTGTAGATGAAGGACCTGCTCCCAAGAATGCTCAGGAGCAGCAGGTGCCTGTGTCTGTTGAGGATGTTCCTGTGACCACAAAGGTGAGAAGTATAAGCAGAAAGCCTGCCTCTTTGAAGAAGACCTCTCCATACAAGCTGAGAGCCCCTTATAGGACTGACCCAGATGTGAAAAGAACACAAAGGAAAGCCCCGGACAGATGTGTTTCTCAAGGTCCCAGGACAGCTGGGAAGAGCTCCTCAAAAGGGATGGCTTGCAAACAAGGAAGCAGTCGTAGGACAACAAGCAGTGCCAGGGACCGAGAGGCCCGTGCTGCAGCTGAACCCCAAAAGACATCTGCGTTGTCGAGATCTGCCCTGGATGAGCAGCAAAGCTTTTCCATAGGGGATTCAGCTGGGGGAAAGAACTCTGTAGCTGCTGGCAAGTGGTTACTtgaggcagggaagaaaagttGTGGTTCTTTGGGAGAGTCCAGCAAAAAGGACCACCCTACAGCTGAAGTTGCATTGGGAAGGAGCACCTCACCTCGGACAGTCACCCTCCAGGAAAAGGG ATGCCAGCTGAAGCTGCCCCTTCCCTACAGGCAAGCCTATTCCAGAAACTCCAG agcaTGGGAGAGATGTCATCTCTGCCAAACAAGTGCAGATGCAGCAGCTGCAAGGAACCGTTTTATAGAGAGGATCCAGACAACT tTTTGTTCACCGATGCCGGCATTCAGTCCTGCAGAGATAGAGAAGGAATTAATGGTTCTCCAGGATGTCCCCTCCCTTCTGAGCCAGGATGTGGAAGCTGAGCCTGCAg ACCACCCTACTCTGCAAAGAGAGTATGAAAGCCTTCTAACTTTGGAGGGTTTGCAAACCACAGTTTCCCAGTGCCTGCATAAGCTGCAGCTTCTCCGAGCAG CTGTGGAGTCCCAGATGAGGCTGCGCCCAGACTGCACTGGGGACCTAAGAAGCTGTTCTCCAGCCTGTGTTCCTCCCATGGGACAGACGTGTGACAGCGCAGGCATGCTGGCTGTGCCTCTCCTTTGTTACTCCAGTTTCCAGGAGCTGAGGGACCTGTTTGCCTTGAAGCTGCAAGTGTCAGTGCTGCACCAAGAAATTGCTTTGCAAAAG